The genomic region GGTGACCCTCAATGGTTCTGCTCCTCGAAAGCCTTCAACTGATCACGAACCGAGCTGCCCTGTGGCGCGGTTCCGCCGTCACGCATCACGCTGTCGGGAAGCGGAGCGAAGGTCTTGAGGTTCTGCGATGAGGTGGCGAGCGCTGCCTTGTATTGTTGGTTCAGCAGCATGACCTGGTTGTTTAACGAGCCGACGGCTTCGTTGGCGGTCTGGTTCCCCTGAAGCACCATCTGGGTGTTTTGCTCCAGAGCCCCTTTCAGGTCTTTTGCCGTTCCGATCTGTTGCGTGGCCTGCATGAACGAGTTCTGCCGGTCTTTCGTCGCGCTGTTCATTGCGTCGGTGAGCGCGGTGAGCGTGGTGAGTGCATTAATTCCCTGCGAATAGACTTGGTTGGCGCCTGACAGCCCGCCGCCCTTGGCGCTATCGACCACCATCTTTACCAGGTTGAGGCCGTTGATCAGCTTGGCCGCGGTGTTCTGGAACTGGCTGCCGATCCCCCCGAACACAGCTTGGTTGCTCGATAGGATAGTGCTGAAATCCGGCGCCTGTCCCATGCTGAAGCCATTGCCGGTCGCAAGCTTGGCAAACTGGCTGGCATCCTGCGTCCGGTCGCCTGTGATCGCTGCCAGAGTTTTCGTGGTGTTGTCCTTGACGACGGATGTGTCCTGCTGGATCTCCGACGATAGTCGTTTGATCTCCTCGCTGAGCGAGATGTTTTCCGAATCCTTGACAGGGACCTGTGCCTGCGCCTGAGCGACAACCAACAAGCTCAAAGTCGCCGCTAAGAGTGATATCTTCATGTAACTGTCCTCTCCTGTCCGTTCACTTCGCGGTGGGTCTGGCATCGACGACTGTTACGAGGCCCAAGGCGGGATCTTGCATCACCGAGAAAGTCGCGACGTTGCCATCGGCGCGGGCCTGTTCCTGCAGGTCGAAGAGCCAGCGCTGGATCTGCTCGGTACTCGCGCTCGACGGCACCGCAAAGCAGCGCGTGCCGCCGGTATCAATGATATTGGTCGGGCATTGGATCTGCGCCATCGCAAGCGAGCCGTCGTAATCTTTGCCATTGCCGCCGCCAGTCCCGCGCAGGCTCGCTGATGACGACTGAAGGCCAGCCTTTAGGCGCTGAAGATATTGCTGGTTCGCTTCGGTCGATTTTCCGAGCAACTCGTTCCAGACCGAACCGCGCTCGACCTGCGCCTGCATATTCCGGTCAACGGCTTTCTTGATTTGCTCGCCGCATCCGTTCCCGTAGCTGACGGTTTCCGGCTCGCCGGCACCTTGCGTCGGGGTGCGGTCACCATTCTGAGCCTTGTTGCGCGCATAATAGGCAGAGACCTTTTTGACGTAGTCCTGGGTCTCGGGAATGTTGGGGACCTGACCGTTCTGCAGCGACTGCCGATATGGGCCGGCATTGTAGCCGGCGGCGATCAGGTCGTAGCGGTCGCCAAACATCCCCTGGAGTTGCTTGATGTACTTCACGCCGCCGCGAATGTTGTCGCGTGTATCGTAGGGATTGACGCCGAGCTGAGCGGCTGTCCCTGGCATCAGCTGCATGACGCCGGTGGCTCCGACCGCAGAGCGGGCGGATTGGCGAAAGCGGGATTCCTGCTCGGCGATCGCCAGCGCGAAATTCGGATCGACGCTCTGCCGGATTGCCTCATCCTCGACCATGCTGGCAACTTCCTGATGGCTCGGCGTGCGCTGAGCTGGCGCCGCCGGCGCGGTGCCGCCCGCCATGCCGTCCGCCGAGCAGTCATCGGGCGCGCCGGAACCCTGACCGGGTGCCACGCTGTCGGCCGTGCCGCCCGAGGCGCCTTTCAGCTTCCGGGTATCGGCCTGATAGCTCTGGTACCAGTTCAACGTCGCCTGCTGGATCTTCTGGCGCGCATTGTCGATGACCGGCACCTGCGCATGGCTCGTACTGCCAGCAAGAACCGCAGCAAGGGCCAAACCGCCGACTGCAACTCTCTCAAGACGCTTTGCGCT from Rhizobium rhododendri harbors:
- a CDS encoding conjugal transfer protein, which codes for MKISLLAATLSLLVVAQAQAQVPVKDSENISLSEEIKRLSSEIQQDTSVVKDNTTKTLAAITGDRTQDASQFAKLATGNGFSMGQAPDFSTILSSNQAVFGGIGSQFQNTAAKLINGLNLVKMVVDSAKGGGLSGANQVYSQGINALTTLTALTDAMNSATKDRQNSFMQATQQIGTAKDLKGALEQNTQMVLQGNQTANEAVGSLNNQVMLLNQQYKAALATSSQNLKTFAPLPDSVMRDGGTAPQGSSVRDQLKAFEEQNH
- a CDS encoding lytic transglycosylase domain-containing protein encodes the protein MSSAKRLERVAVGGLALAAVLAGSTSHAQVPVIDNARQKIQQATLNWYQSYQADTRKLKGASGGTADSVAPGQGSGAPDDCSADGMAGGTAPAAPAQRTPSHQEVASMVEDEAIRQSVDPNFALAIAEQESRFRQSARSAVGATGVMQLMPGTAAQLGVNPYDTRDNIRGGVKYIKQLQGMFGDRYDLIAAGYNAGPYRQSLQNGQVPNIPETQDYVKKVSAYYARNKAQNGDRTPTQGAGEPETVSYGNGCGEQIKKAVDRNMQAQVERGSVWNELLGKSTEANQQYLQRLKAGLQSSSASLRGTGGGNGKDYDGSLAMAQIQCPTNIIDTGGTRCFAVPSSASTEQIQRWLFDLQEQARADGNVATFSVMQDPALGLVTVVDARPTAK